AGCTGAGAATGAGTCTTTCTCCCGTAAAAGCAACGTCTTCCTGCGCCTTCGGCAAATAGGCCATATCTGTCACCGCCGTCTCTAATAATTTACTGGGCGCCACAGACGCCGGGTTAGGGCGAAGCACCGGGTTAACATCTTTTTTAGCAAAAGTAGCTTCCCTCTGCATGGGCTGCTGCTTTATGGCATTTGATTTACCTACAACCGCTTTGAATGCCCTCACGATAAAGTACATGGTCATAAGCTCTTCCCTCCGAGCCTGGCCTACTAGCACGCCTAAAGCATCCACCTCATGCTTTTGTATTTCTTCCGAAGTAATTGAAGTAAATTCGATATTATCAAAGCCAGTTTTTTGTAATCGTTCTGTAACTTCTTCTTTAGACAGCAAAGCATCCGAAGGCACACGATTTATAGGCTTTATATAGGCTTTTACATATTCTATAAACATTCTATTAGGAACACTTGTAACAACAATTCCTCCTGGACGAAGCAGTCTCTGGATCTGTTCTAAAACCGCTATCGGCACAGGTACAGATAGAATGTCATTCAGTATAATGACATCAAAGCCCTTCGTTCCCGTAGGAATATTAATCTCTTCATTACCCCACCATGTCTTCTCAGTTACCAATGCTGCTACACGTGCAGTAGATTCATCGCTTTCATATCCATATAGTCGAATATTATTATGACGATTATGAAGCTTAAGCAATGTCGCCCCGCAGCCACAGCCGATCTCTAGCACACTCATCCCCGGTTTTATCGCTTGTAGCGACTGAAGAAAATCTTCTCGTATATTCGTGGCGATGTGCGGATGAAACCCCCACTTGCTTATAAACTGCTGCTCATTTTTTTGCATCACTTTTTTATAAGCGTCCTTCACAACCTTAAAGGAAGCATGACCTTCATGATGGATGAATGTATCCATACACAGTAATAGCTTATGTCCCGCTAATCTCGCTCTCACACACCAATCATCATCCTCATAATTACCTAACCCATAGCGTTCATCAAGCGGTCCGACCATTTCCCATACGTTACGCTTAATAAGCATGCAAAATCCGATAAGCTTAAGCCGCTCCTCCCATCGGTTAGGTGAGGAGGCATTATATATTTCTGCGAAGCGCTGCATATCATCTAACGTGCGATACGATGTTTCGATCATCTGCCCATACCCTGCAAAGTTAGTAAGGGGACCTACAGCACCAATGCTATCGTCGCTGTTGATAGCGAGCTTCAATTGCTTAAGCCAGCGCGGGGTCACGACGGTATCATTATTGAGCAGCAATATTAGATCACCAGTGGAGTTAGCAACACCAATGTTGCATCCCGCTGGAAAGCCCGTATTTTTGCTTTGCTCCAGCAGTTTTACGTCCTCCTGCTGCCTTAGCCAAGCTACGGTACCATCCGTTGAAGCATTGTCCACGATGACTAGCTCGTAATCTTCCTTTGGCGTATGCTTTCGGATACTTTCAATGCAGCGCTTGGTCATGGTTAGTTGGTTATGCGTAACTAGGATTATGCTAGTTATCATCCCGGTTTGCCTCCCATACCCAGTGCCTGCTCTAGCTTATTTTTATTTTCAAGCAAATTTTGATCGTCTGGTAAATACTTTAAGGCTTTTTCGTTATGCTCATAAGCTAGCTCCAGCTCGCCTTCCATCCCATAGCAAATACAGAGCTGAAAATGCGGATACCAGGTCCAGCAAATAAGGTTTAACACTCCAAAATGGTTCGGTACCTCATCCTGAGCAATAGCTTGCTTAAACCAGTAAATCGCTTTAGAAAATTCCTCTTTGTCAACGAAGCATTGACCGATAGAACAGCAGAAATCTGCTCTAGGAATATCATAAGCCATCGATTGCAGCAAGGCTTGGAGCTTCAATTCATAATTTCCTAGCTGATGATAACATGCTGATAACCGGGCACAAGCCATAAGATTATCCTCGAAAAAATCGACAGGGCTTTCCAAAAATCGACGGTATTGCTCCACAGCTTCAACAAGCCGATCCGTATCCGCTAGCTCATTGGCATAATAGAGAACATCACGGCCCTCAACACTTCCGTTTTTTTCTATTATTTTCTCGAGAATATGCAAATTTCGCTTTGTATTCTGATGGACTCTACCATGAGTGACAGCAATATCTGTCAAATAGACATTGCCTTCAATAAACAAATATTCATGGACCGGATTATACCAAGTAAACTGTCGGCTACGCTTAACAATTCGGTTTCTTCGCGACATTGCAATTGGATTATCATAGCCGTCGAAAGCCAAGTGATATTCCATCACTACTGAATCTATCTCCGGATCAAGCGTCTGCTTCAGCTCCCGCAGCTTCTCGCTATCCTTCTCCCGTAAGAAGTCGTCAGCATCAAGCCACATTACATATTCCTGCGTTGCGAGTGAGAATGAATAATTGCGGGCGGCCGCGAAATCGTCCGTCCACTCCAGATCATAAATCCGATCCGTATAACGAATTGCGATTTCCTTTGTCCTGTCCGTCGAGCCCGTGTCTACAATAATGATTTCATCCATCAAGTCTTTCACGGAATCCAAACAACGCGCTAGCACTTCTTCCTCATTACGCACTATCATACATAAGCTGATATTAGCCACGCTTATCCTCCTCTACATACAACCTCTGTCCCATTTTATGTTGCTTGCATCTGCTCCGCTTGGACAGCTGATGGAGGTACAGCCCCAGTAGAAGCACAAAAGAGCCAACAACATAAGTTGTCGACTCTTCTTCTGATAACTCTTTCCTCAGCCCGGAGCGCTTTGCGAAGCGATGCCCCAGAAAACCTCTGGACCAGTACGCTCGCCGGTAAACAACAGACCAAGTAAGCTTCCTCCAAAAATAAAGGACGAATAAATCGTCTCAGCTGCAGCTGGAGCAAGTAAATCCTGTGCTGTGAACGTGTAAGTGTCAGAGAACACAGATAGGCGAATATGCTGCACAGCCGTATAGATGACGTTCGCTGGATTGTACACTGTAGTACCACGACAAATTTGAATGGCAAATGTGCTTCCGATTACAAAGGAGCTAACCCCTACCATTCCTGTAAGTGTAATAACCTTATTAACAACATTATTCGTTTGCAAGCCAATTACACCAAACAAAGCAGGTGTCGCCGAAATCGGTGTTCCCGGAAAACCAGTCGAACCCGCGTTCATCGAGCTACGTAAATCTAGAAAACTTCCCATTTTTCATTACCTCCTTCTTTGTGAAGTTGGTATAGTGTATGTCTGATTTCCTTTCGTGCTTGGACAAACTGCAGGGGGCAGTCGTGCATTTTCGGTGGATAAGCATTAACAGAAAAGGACTGCACACCGTAGAGATCACGGCGGCAGTCCTCTTAAGTGCTCTTATCTAAACATCGTATATAGCTTGATTAGATGTAGCATGTTATTCGGATCGATTTTCTGCGCAATAATGAAATTAACTAACTGATCCTCCTGCGTTTCTGTTAACGGTTCATTTAAGATTTTCGCAAATGTCTTAGCCCACTTGCGTACTTTTGCACGATCCTGCAAATCGTATTTCGTGATGCCCTCCAGCAGACCTTTAATCCGCTCTTTGGTCGCCGGGTTTTTCATCTTCACTTTAACGCGTTCCACAAACTCGGCCTTAATGCCGAACTGTTTCCAGCTTGGGCTCAAAGAGGGTCACACTCCTTTTGGCAGCTTTTCGGTACATCATATGCCAGCAGAAGACGCGTAATGACAATCTTTCAAGCCCAACTCAGCTTCTTTGGGCCTAATCCAATGGCTCCGTTTGCTGTTTAGCATCACGATTAAGGTTGTCTCTAAGCTCTTTGTATGACTGAGAAGACCAGAAAGACTCACTAGCCGTTAATGCAGCAGCGTCGTCCCGAGCTTGTTCCAGCACCTCGAAATCATTCACCAGGTTCGCCAGCCGGAATTCCGGCATACCACTCTGCTTCGTTCCGAAAAATTCACCCGGCCCTCTTATTTCTAGATCGCGGCGTGAAATCTCAAAGCCATCATCCGTATCCGTCATGGCTTTCATTCTTTCCTGACCATTCTCCGATTTCGGATCGGCAATAAGAATACAGAACGACTGATGCTCACCTCGACCAACTCGCCCCCTCAATTGGTGAAGCTGGGACAAGCCAAACCGGTCAGCATCCATAACAATCATTAACGTCGCATTCGGCACGTCTACGCCGACTTCAATAACCGTAGTCGAGACGAGTACATTCGTCTCCCCCGCCGCGTATGTCGCCATTGTAGCTTCCTTCTCCGCCGCATTCATTCGGCCATGTAGAAGGCCAATTGCTAGTTCTGGTAAAGCATGAGTAAGCTGCATATGTAAATCAATCGCATTCTGCACATCAAGCTTCTCAGATTCTTCAATTAACGGACAGATAAAAAAGGTCTGCCTCCCCTGCTCCGCTTCCTTGCGAATAAAACCGAGCACCCGATCCATCATATTGTGTTTAACCGAGTAGGTTTTAATCGGTTTCCGACCCTTCGGACGTTCTCTTAGCGTTGATACATCCATATCACCGAACACAGTAATCGCAAGTGTCCGAGGAATGGGGGTAGCAGTCATCGTAAGCACATCAGGGTTCATCCCTTTACGGCGCAAAATACTTCTCTGATTCACACCGAATCGATGCTGTTCATCTGTAATGACTAAACCCAGACTTCTAAAGTAAACGTCTTCCTGTATGAGTGCGTGAGTTCCCACTACGATATCTAGCAAGCCCATCTGCAACGATGCTATGAGATCCCGCCGCTTCCTTTCAGTCAGGCTTCCCGTTAACAAGCCAACCTGAATCCCATAAGGCTCAAACATAGCTCCGAGTGAGCGTGTATGCTGCTCCGCCAATATTTCCGTTGGAACCATAAGCGCTCCCTGATGTCCTGCTTTAACAGTTGCGTAGAGGCCTACAGCGGCAACTACTGTTTTGCCTGAGCCTACATCTCCCTGAAGCAACCGATTCATAACATAGGGCTGCTTCATATCATGAAGAATTTCGTTAATGACTTGTTTCTGAGAACCTGTTAGTTCAAATGGCAGCCTGCTAACGAACTGGCGAATTTCTTCATTGTTAACGGGATGAACTAGACCGTCAGCTTGTTTCATGTGGGTCGCACGATAAGCTTGTAGTTTAAGCTGAAATAGGAACAGCTCTTCATATACCATTCTACGTCTAGCTTCCTGACCTTCAAGCGTATTTTCCGGACGGTGAATCCGTGTAATGGCTGATCTACGGGGAAGAAGAGCATGCTTTTCTAGAAGCTCAGCAGGTAAAATCTCTGGAATTAGCGCTCCGAATTGAATCAAAGCTTGATTGATCATTTTCCGGATCGAGGCTTGTGTAAGACTCCCCCCTACCGAATAGACGGGCTGAAGCGTACCTGTCTTCGCCCCCCCTTTATCAGGAAATTCCGAATCCGCCACTGTCATTTGCCGACGTCGCTGCTCCCACTTCCCAGTCAACGTAATTTCCCGCCCTGGTGTCAGCTGCTCCTTCAGAAATGCCCGATTAAACCACACTGCCGTTACTAGCATTGATTCTACTGTAACGCGGCAAATCAACCGGGTTTTACCGCCAAACCGCTGCATCGTAGGTAGCGAAGCTATAGTCCCTTGAATGGTAATTCTTTCTCCATCCTTAATCTCGTGCATCTCACGAACCCGGTAATCCTCATAACGGAATGGGTAATATTCAATTAAATCTCCGACCGTAGAAATACCCAAGGCGTGGAGCTCCTCCGCTTTCTGGGGGCCCACGCCTTGAAGTTGTGTCAGAGAGATTTGGAACAAATGAATGGACATTAGACCAACCTCTTTATACTTGCATAATCTCGATTAATCGACCGGAAATATGAACAGCCCAATCGTTCCAGGGCCCGTATGAGTGCCAATAACTGGACCAATTTCAGTCTCATGGCTGATTTGCACATTTAGGTGCTGCTTCACAAGCTCAACCACTTCTGATACTCCAGAGACGTGACCGGGGGTTACTGCAATCGTCAGATTAATAGGACGATCTTTCAGATCAGCCTTCAACACCTCTACAATACGTGCCATCGCACGCTTCTGCCCTCTAGCTTTATCGAACGAGTACACAGTGCCTTCATTATCTACGGATAATATCGGTTTAATGTTTAAGAGCGAACCCAGTACAGCCGATGCTTTACCGATTCTGCCCCCTTTTCGTAAATATTCAAGCGTATCTACTAGAAAATAGAGCCGCAATTCCGAACGCAAACGGTGTACCTCTGCAACAATATCATCTCTAGAAGCCCCTGCTTTTGCCATTTGAGCCGCAGCAACGACTATGTGGCCATAGCCGTAGGAGGCTGATTTAGAATCAATGACGGTTACGTCAGCACCCTCGTCGAGCATAGATTTCGCAATTGTTGCTGATTGATAGGTTCCACTGAGAGCCCCGGATAGTTGAATAGAAATAACGACATGCCCTTCATCCGTTAATTTCTTATATACCTCGTAAAAATCTGCAGGAGATGGCTGAGAGGTAGTAGCAAGACCGTCAAATGCAATCAGCTTCTCATAAAATTGGGCTGGTTGTAGCGTAATACTATCCAAATAGCTGTCATCCCCGAAATTCACCTTTAAAGGCACCATCGAGATCCCGAGCTTATTTCTCGTCTCGAGTGGAATATCCGCTGTACTATCCGTTACAAGAACAACAGATGCCATTGCTTGTCCCTCCATCGCCTCATTTAATTACTATGGCTCTACTGCAAACAAGTAAGGGTATAACGGCTGACCGCCTTCATGTACCTCGACTTCAGCATTTGGGTATTTCTCAGACAGCCACTGCTCCAGCTGATCCGTTTGCTCCGCATCGGCGTCCTCGCCCGTTAAAATCGTAACAATTTCCCCGCCTGATACAAGTAACTCAGTTAAGAGATCTCGGCAAGCTTCCGCTTGAGTTTGAGCCGACGCTACGATTGTCTTATCTTTAATGCCAATATAGTGACCGGCTTTTATTTGCAAGCCATCCATTTCCGTATCTCTTACCGCTTGAGTAACGGAGCCTGTGACCACTTGCTCGAACGCCTTCGTCATGCGTTCGGTATTTGAAGTCTCGGAATCACTTTCTTGGAAGGCCAGCATCGCAGCCATTCCTTGTGGTAATGTGCGGGTAGGAATGACTGTAACCGGCCTGTCCGCCAGCTCCGCTGCTTGCTTCGCAGCCATTATTATATTCGGATTGTTGGGCAGAAGGAAAATGTGATGGGCCGACAAGGATTGGATAGCCCCTAGCAAATCTTCCGTGCTCGGATTCATGCTCTGTCCACCCGAAAGCACGATATCCACACCAAGACTGTTAAATAGCTCTGCATTGCCATCTCCTACACTAACTACAACAATGCCGTAAGGTGCCAATTCATACACATCAGGGTTGGGCTCGCTTTCTGGAGCAGCAGCTATAGAAGGTAAATTAACAACCCCTGGCAATGAATAATCCACAATGGGCACACTGGACTCTTGAGTATTGGACTGCGCCAATGAAGATATTCCTGTTTCTGAATGGGACTTCTGAGCAAGCAGCTCACGATGCTGCTCCTGCATATTAAGAATATGAATATGAGTTATTTCGCCATACGTAAGTGCCATATTCATAACATCGCCAGGGCGACGAGAATGAACATGAACCTTAACAATACCTTCATCCTCAATGAGAATAATCGAATCTCCATCCCTCTCAAGATACTGACGGAAGGTTCGTTCAGGGAAAGGCGACGAAATGGAACTACGATGAATAAAAAATTCCATATCATAAGGAAATGCAATGCTTTCCGTTGTAATTTTGGATTGTGCTGCAACATTTGTCGCTCCCGATAGCCGAGGAGCCAACGTCTCGGTACTCTTCTGAGTAATAACAGGCTTTGCTTCGATAGGCTCTGGAGTGCTAATCGTAAAATTCCCATCACTTAAGTACGAAACAAATCCCTCATATATATACACGAGTCCTTGCCCACCCGAGTCGACAACGCCTACCTGTTTTAAGATAGGTAGCATTTCTTGTGTGCGTGCAAGAGTCTCAAGAGCTTTAGCATGTACCTCAAGCATCCATTCAGTCAGGTCGGAGGTCCGACGTGCAGCCGTTAGGCCGTGACGCGCAGCTTCTCGTGCTACGGTCAGAATAGTGCCTTCTACAGGTTTAACGACCGCCTTGTAAGCGGTATCAACACCTTGTTGGAGAGCATTCGCAAACAAAGGCACCGTAAGCTCACGTTGACCTGAAATTGCCCGCGCAAACCCACGGAAAAGCTGGGAGAGGATAACTCCCGAATTGCCCCTGGCGCCCATTAGAAGTCCTTTGGAAAGCACCTCCGCGGCGCGACCGACTTCCTCTGAGGGCTTATGTTTTAATTCGGCCACGCCGGCCGACATCGTTAAGTTCATATTTGTTCCCGTGTCGCCATCCGGCACGGGAAACACATTCAGTGCGTTTATCTGCTCAACATTGCCGGACAAACGCTCAGCGCCCGCCAATATCATGGCGGTCCATTCCTTACCGTTCAAGAAGCGCTTACTCAATGAGATATTCCCCTTCCTAATAAGCTACTTCAACACTCGCACTCCTTGAACATTCACGTTGACGATATCAACCTTAAGTCCAACGACTTCTTCCAGAACGTATTTAACCTTAGATTGAATATTATGAGCTACTTCAGAAATTTTGGTTCCATAGCTAACAATAACATACAGATCAAGGTGTACGAGCTCCCCTTCATGACGAACCTCTACACCCCGGGACAGGTTTTCCCTGCCTAGAAGCTCCGCAATGCCATCCTTAAAGCCTTTGCGGGAGGCCATGCCAACAAGACCATAACAATCTAATGCTGCTGAACCAGCAATTACCGCAATGACCTGATCGGCCACGTCAATCTTCCCGTTCTCTGAGACCAACTGCAGAGGCATGGAAATTCACTCCTTTATGCCTTATTATGGACCATACCTAATTGTACTATAAAAAAACGGGAGAATGAAGTCGTTATCTGGGAAAATCAGACGAATAAGCATTAAAAGCTCAATCATATCCACTTTTTCATTGCATCAAACTACTTGCTATGCTAAGATAGTGTAGTATTTGTATGGACGTGGTAGGGAGGTGTATTTTTAGTGGCTCGTAAATGTTATATTACAGGGAAAAAGCCGGGTTCCGGCAACAACAAATCTCACGCGAATAACACTACCCGCCGTTCTTGGGGGGTTAACGTACAAAAAGTGCGCATTTTGGTGAACGGTAAACCTAAACGTGTTTATGTTAGCACCCGCGCTTTGAAGTCCGGAGCAGTAACACGCGTATAATTAACCTCGATTAACGGGTTATGAAGAAAAAACCGTCAGGTTCTCCTGACGGTTCTTTTTTTGTGATTAACAGCCTAAAGGCGTCAATTTTTGTGAAATGTATTGAGAATTGCTTTGACGAAGCCACCCAAAAATTTCGGCAGCTTGATGGTGTAAAACTTCATCGTCCCATCCCTCCTCCGCAGGCTGAACCCTTACCGACTTCTACAATCGAAGTGCGCTATTGATTCATTTGTATGCAGCAAGCACTTTGTCCTATACCAGACAAATAGGAAGGATGAGACAATTTTATTTGAAAGGCTATTAGCGTAATGCGGCAATTGCAGCTGCCCTGTCCTCGTGACCAAAAATATAAGTACCAGCAACAAGAGAATTTGCTCCTGCTTCTCTAACCCATGCAGCAGTTTCTGCGTTTATCCCGCCATCAACTTGGATGTGAATGTCCGTTCGGCCGTGTCGTTCCAGCATCTCCTTTAGCTCACGCAGCTTGGGTAGCATAGCAGGCAAGAAAGATTGGCCTCCGAATCCTGGATTGATTGTCATAATCAATATAAGATCAATTTCGTCCAATATATATTCCAGCACGGACAGAGGTGTGTGCGGATTTAATGCTACTCCCGCCTTAATACCAAGCTCCTTTATTTCAGTCAGCGTCCGGTGAAGGTGGACGCAAGCCTCGGGGTGTACAGTGATCCGATCGGCACCTGCCGCAGCTAAAGCTGGGAACAATAGCTGAGGTGCTTCCACCATCAGATGAACATCAAAGAAAAGCTTTGTTACTGGGCGGATCATAGATACAATTGGTGGTCCAAACGTAAGATTGGGAACAAAATGTCCATCCATGATATCGATATGAACCCAATCCGCGCCGGCTGCCTCTATACTCCTAATCTCATCTCCTAGCGATGCGAAATTTGAAGCTAGGATTGAGGGTGCAATTATAGTCATATTAATACCTCCGCTTGATTTCTTTCCACTCTGTCATGAAGCTAACGTAGTTATTGTAACGGCTCTCGGCTATTTCCCCACGTTCCTTAGCTTGCAGAACAGCGCAATGCGGCTCATGGGTATGCGTGCAGCCGCGAAATTTGCACGAGGATGGTAGCTCTCTGAATTCACGAAAGCACGAGCTTATTTCATCAATACCGAGCTCACCGAAATCGAGCTGGCTAAAGCCTGGAGTATCTGCCATGTAGCCACCTCCAGGAATCGCAACAAGCTCTACATGACGAGTCGTATGCTTTCCGCGGCCAAGCTTAACGCTAATTTCATTCGTCTCCAGCTTCAGTCCGGGTATAAGCGCATTCACTAGCGAGGACTTACCTACTCCGGATTGTCCTGCGAGCATATTGATATGCCCTGCAAGAGCTGAGCGTAGCTGCTCCAGCCCCTCTCCTTCGTGCGCGCTTGTAAGCACAACCTGATAGCCGATAGAGCTATACAGCAAGCGAGCTGCTTCCACTGTCTGACGGATGCTCTCGCCTTCTGCGCCCTCAGGAATTCTGTCCATCTTCGTAAAAACAAGCAAAGCATTCATACGAGCATGCTCAGTATGCACTAGAAATTTATCTAGCAGCACGAAGCTCAGCTCAGGCCGTACAACGGAAAATACAAGAACAGCTAGATCTGCATTCGCGATCTGAGGACGAATAAGCTCTGATTGTCGAGGCAGTATCTCCTCAACCGTTCCTTCTCCGTTTTCCGTATTGCTATAGACGACACGATCGCCGACTAGCGGCGATTCGCCCCGTTTCTTAAATATACCGCGCCCACGGCATTGCACAAGACTTCCGACTTCAGCATCCTGCACATAGTAATAACCACTTAAAGCTTTGACGATCAAGCCTTCGGGCATTGGGAAACAGCTCCTTCTCCTAGCCCGATTAGGCTCCAGTAGTCACTCATTACTCATTTGCTCTTTATTGATTTGTTAACTCACCTGTATCTGGATCAGTACCCTCAGCCCCCGTATTGTCAGTACCGCTATTACCTTCACCAGTACCTGGATCTGGTTGGTGTTCAGGTGTTGATATAACAGGGACAATTAGGTAAGGCACCTTTTCCTCCTGCAGAAATTGTCCGTCACGGAAGATTTGGATTTTGCCGTCCTTTTGAGGAGACAACACTAACGTTACTTCTATAAAAGTCGTTGTGCTTATTTTTTGCGTACCCCACTCAATATTATCGCCTCTAGCATCGAAATAAACGATTCTAATCTTACTCGATTTGCCCTCTTGCGCTGGCGAGATGCTTACACTAAGCTTTTGCTGCCTTGAATCATCTGGAAAACCGCTACTGACCCAGATTGACACTTCGCTCTTAGGCTGCACCTGCTCGTTCGGCTCGACAGGAAACTGCTTAAATACCGTTCCGATTGGTGCGTAGCTAGGCTCTCGATGAATATTTTTCTCAGGTAGCTTTAAGTTATTTTGCTCTATTATTGCCTTAGCTTCGGTTTCCTTCTTATTAATCAGATCTGGCATAGGAATCGTTTCCTCACCTTTGCTGATTGTCAGTGTAACGGTATCTTTGCTCGGATCAAATAGCGCCTCGAACTTAGGGAATTGATCAAGTACGGTCCCTGGTTCGCTTTCTGAGAACTTTTCGTATGGAAGAATATTATCCTTGTGAACACCCATGCCGATTAAGGTATCTTTCGCTTCTTCGAAGGATTTACCCTTAAAATCAGGCATAGCAGGAAGATCGACACCTGTTCCTATCGTTAATTCAATCTGTGAGCCCTCTTTAACGACCATGTTGAGCTTCGATTGCTTAATGACCTTGCCTTTATCCTCTTCAGAGCTAGGCTCCTCCAAAACGGGATCTACTGTAAAGCCTGCTTTAGTCAATATATCGATTGCTTCTACCTTCTCATGGCCCATCACATCAGGCACCTGCACATCTTTAGGACTAACGCCTTTTAGTGCTGATACCGCCCATATCAATACTCCAATTAATATTAACGCTAATACCCCTAGAACAATAGGGACAACCCATTTGCGCTTAGGTTTATCTGTCCCATCAGAGTTCCAGCGATCTTGGTTGCTCATGCTCTTAATAGCAGGAGCTTCGATCGTGTTACGCATATCTGGTCGGATAGCAGGCATTACCCTTGTCTTATCCTCTTCATTTTCTTCATCACTTGTAAAATGAACTGGAGGCTCATTTAATCTCTGCGGCTGCAAGCAGGTCTCTAAATCAGCATGCATCTGACGCGCAGATTGATAACGCTCATGAGGATTTTTGCGCATAGCTCTGAGAATGATATTTTCCACGCTTTGTGGGATGTAAGGATTAACCTTACGTGGTTGATCAAACGGATCCTGAAGATGCTTAAGAGCTACGCTAATCGGGCTTTCGCCTAGAAAAGGTAATCGGGCCGTTAGCATTTGGTAAAGTACGATTCCCAAAGAATATAAATCAGATTTCTCCCCAGTGGCCACACCTTTAGCATGCTCTGGCGAGAAATAGTGCACAGAACCAATAACAGATCCCGTCTGTGTTATCGTCGAGGACGTAACTGCACGGGCAATACCGAAATCCGTTACCTTAACCCGTCCATTGTTACCAATAAGTATATTATGGGGCTTAATGTCGCGGTGTATAATTTGATTATGGTGAGCATGCTCTAGGGCATCACAAATTTGCGCTGTTATTCTAACAGCTTCATCCGCCTGAAGAGGAGCTCTATCGCGAATAATTTCATTTAAGTTAGCACCGTCTATGTACTCCATAACGATGTAATGTGTATCTTCTACTTGTCCAACATCATATATGCTTACGATGTTCGGGTGCGACAAGGATGCTGCCGCTTGCGCTTCCCTACGGAACCGTTTTACGAAATCATCATCATGCGTAAACTGCTGCCGCAATACCTTTACCGCTACAAATCGATTCAATAATAAATCACGCGCTTTGTATACTAGCGCCATTCCCCCGCCGCCAACACGGGCCAGCAGCTCGTAACGCCCACTTAGCGTCAATCCGATCATGCCGTTTCCCCTCCTACGCCGTTAGCCCCGTCATTGTCCGATATAAGAACGACGGTTACATTGTCGTCTCCACCAGCATCAAGAGCGGATTCGACAAGCCTAAGAGCCTGTTGCTCTAATTCAGCATCAGGGTCCTCTAAGGTTGCTTTGAGTAAGGAAGGCTCCACTAAACCACTCAATCCATCACTGCATAGCAATAACAGGTCGCCGATTTGCCAATCGATGACCTGCACGTCCACGTCGACCTCACTGTCTGTTCCTAGTGCTCTTGTTAATACATTTCGCCTTGGGTGATGTGCTGCTTCATCCGGACTTAGCTGCCCCGACTTCGTTAGCTCATTCACAAGCGTGTGATCCTCTGTCAATAGCTCCAGCTGCCCTCGGCGAAGCCGATAAGCTCTACTGTCCCCGATGTGACCAATTA
This portion of the Cohnella abietis genome encodes:
- a CDS encoding DAK2 domain-containing protein; translation: MSKRFLNGKEWTAMILAGAERLSGNVEQINALNVFPVPDGDTGTNMNLTMSAGVAELKHKPSEEVGRAAEVLSKGLLMGARGNSGVILSQLFRGFARAISGQRELTVPLFANALQQGVDTAYKAVVKPVEGTILTVAREAARHGLTAARRTSDLTEWMLEVHAKALETLARTQEMLPILKQVGVVDSGGQGLVYIYEGFVSYLSDGNFTISTPEPIEAKPVITQKSTETLAPRLSGATNVAAQSKITTESIAFPYDMEFFIHRSSISSPFPERTFRQYLERDGDSIILIEDEGIVKVHVHSRRPGDVMNMALTYGEITHIHILNMQEQHRELLAQKSHSETGISSLAQSNTQESSVPIVDYSLPGVVNLPSIAAAPESEPNPDVYELAPYGIVVVSVGDGNAELFNSLGVDIVLSGGQSMNPSTEDLLGAIQSLSAHHIFLLPNNPNIIMAAKQAAELADRPVTVIPTRTLPQGMAAMLAFQESDSETSNTERMTKAFEQVVTGSVTQAVRDTEMDGLQIKAGHYIGIKDKTIVASAQTQAEACRDLLTELLVSGGEIVTILTGEDADAEQTDQLEQWLSEKYPNAEVEVHEGGQPLYPYLFAVEP
- a CDS encoding Asp23/Gls24 family envelope stress response protein, with translation MPLQLVSENGKIDVADQVIAVIAGSAALDCYGLVGMASRKGFKDGIAELLGRENLSRGVEVRHEGELVHLDLYVIVSYGTKISEVAHNIQSKVKYVLEEVVGLKVDIVNVNVQGVRVLK
- the rpmB gene encoding 50S ribosomal protein L28, producing the protein MARKCYITGKKPGSGNNKSHANNTTRRSWGVNVQKVRILVNGKPKRVYVSTRALKSGAVTRV
- the spoVM gene encoding stage V sporulation protein SpoVM; this encodes MKFYTIKLPKFLGGFVKAILNTFHKN
- the rpe gene encoding ribulose-phosphate 3-epimerase, coding for MTIIAPSILASNFASLGDEIRSIEAAGADWVHIDIMDGHFVPNLTFGPPIVSMIRPVTKLFFDVHLMVEAPQLLFPALAAAGADRITVHPEACVHLHRTLTEIKELGIKAGVALNPHTPLSVLEYILDEIDLILIMTINPGFGGQSFLPAMLPKLRELKEMLERHGRTDIHIQVDGGINAETAAWVREAGANSLVAGTYIFGHEDRAAAIAALR
- the rsgA gene encoding ribosome small subunit-dependent GTPase A, with the translated sequence MPEGLIVKALSGYYYVQDAEVGSLVQCRGRGIFKKRGESPLVGDRVVYSNTENGEGTVEEILPRQSELIRPQIANADLAVLVFSVVRPELSFVLLDKFLVHTEHARMNALLVFTKMDRIPEGAEGESIRQTVEAARLLYSSIGYQVVLTSAHEGEGLEQLRSALAGHINMLAGQSGVGKSSLVNALIPGLKLETNEISVKLGRGKHTTRHVELVAIPGGGYMADTPGFSQLDFGELGIDEISSCFREFRELPSSCKFRGCTHTHEPHCAVLQAKERGEIAESRYNNYVSFMTEWKEIKRRY